One stretch of Ipomoea triloba cultivar NCNSP0323 chromosome 8, ASM357664v1 DNA includes these proteins:
- the LOC116027036 gene encoding very-long-chain aldehyde decarbonylase CER1-like yields the protein MTIIINSICNQTFILERNILGKVKSQSWVIPKCKVQYLLKRRQSRDINGLIEEAILDAEAKGVKVLSLGLLNQSEELNRNGEVYVQKYPKMKMRLVDGSSLAAAIVSLNSLH from the exons ATGACCATCATCATAAACTCCATCTGTAATCAAACTTTCATCTTGGAGAGAAACATTTTGGGAAAGGTTAAGTCACAATCTTGGGTTATACCCAAGTGCAAAGTCCAG TACCTGCTTAAACGACGACAATCACGAGACATCAATGGCTTGATTGAAGAGGCCATACTAGATGCTGAAGCAAAAGGTGTCAAGGTCTTAAGCTTGGGTCTTCTCAACCAG AGTGAGGAACTAAACAGGAATGGAGAGGTTTACGTCCAAAAGTACCcgaaaatgaaaatgagattGGTGGATGGAAGTAGCTTGGCAGCTGCAATAGtctccttaaatagtctccacTAA
- the LOC116027037 gene encoding agamous-like MADS-box protein AGL103: MMMTESERKRRIERRKETLFKQAKELCVLCEVEVGIAMFSPSEGGGPIVWPSLEEARKKLLEFWALPEVERVRKMVTHERVLTDWVNDEMRKMQKRENEVERKEMNVVMNQVIQGQRRLEEMDARELLGLYTLANEKMQELEKRKQDLLKLQQNVDHGGSYYAPPPAPAPDSASWFVPAMAAPPALHGGGEGSHHVGSSSTNNGGGGNNYGHQLPDFDQVWPFNFPSSF; this comes from the coding sequence ATGATGATGACTGAAAGTGAGAGAAAACGGAGGATTGAAAGGAGGAAGGAGACGTTGTTCAAGCAAGCTAAAGAGCTTTGTGTGTTGTGCGAAGTGGAGGTTGGGATTGCAATGTTTAGTCCCAGTGAGGGAGGAGGTCCGATTGTTTGGCCTTCTCTGGAAGAAGCGAGGAAGAAATTGTTGGAGTTTTGGGCGCTTCCGGAGGTGGAGAGAGTGAGAAAGATGGTGACCCATGAGAGGGTTTTGACGGATTGGGTTAATGATGAGATGAGGAAGATGCAGAAGAGGGAGAATGAAGTGGAGAGGAAGGAGATGAATGTGGTGATGAATCAGGTCATCCAGGGACAAAGGAGATTGGAGGAGATGGATGCAAGGGAGCTTTTAGGTTTGTATACTTTGGCTAATGAGAAGATGCAGGAGCTGGAGAAGAGGAAGCAAGATCTGCTGAAGCTGCAGCAGAATGTCGACCACGGCGGCTCTTACTACGCTCCTCCGCCAGCACCGGCGCCGGATTCTGCATCTTGGTTCGTTCCGGCCATGGCGGCTCCGCCGGCTCTCCACGGCGGCGGTGAGGGTAGCCATCATGTAGGCTCATCCTCGACTAACAATGGCGGTGGtggtaataattatggtcatcaACTTCCTGATTTCGATCAAGTTTGGCCTTTCAACTTCCCATCatctttctaa